A region of Micromonospora sp. WMMD882 DNA encodes the following proteins:
- a CDS encoding YdeI/OmpD-associated family protein — MAGADLEELIVTDADALRAWLSTHHATSPGVWLALTRKGGTITTLTWQQAVDEALCFGWIDGQARKRDQETSWIRFTPRRARSIWSQRNVTHVARLEAAGRMTPAGRAAVEAAKADGRWAAAYAPPSEAETPADLLAAVAADPAAQAMFDVLTRTNRYALIHRLNAVKRAETRERKIAEFVAMLARHETIHPQKARPPAVPS; from the coding sequence ATGGCCGGCGCGGACCTGGAAGAGTTGATCGTCACGGACGCCGACGCGCTGCGCGCCTGGCTGTCGACCCACCACGCCACGTCACCCGGCGTCTGGCTCGCCCTGACCAGGAAGGGCGGCACGATCACCACGTTGACCTGGCAGCAGGCGGTCGACGAGGCGCTCTGCTTCGGCTGGATCGACGGGCAGGCCCGCAAACGCGACCAGGAGACCTCCTGGATCCGGTTCACCCCCCGCCGAGCCCGCAGCATCTGGTCCCAACGCAACGTCACCCACGTGGCCCGACTGGAAGCGGCGGGGCGGATGACGCCGGCGGGCCGCGCCGCGGTGGAAGCCGCCAAAGCGGACGGACGCTGGGCAGCCGCCTACGCCCCGCCCTCGGAAGCCGAGACGCCCGCCGACCTGCTCGCCGCCGTCGCCGCCGACCCCGCCGCCCAGGCCATGTTCGACGTCCTCACCAGGACGAACCGGTACGCCCTCATCCACCGGCTCAACGCCGTCAAACGGGCCGAGACCCGGGAACGGAAGATCGCCGAGTTCGTCGCCATGCTGGCCCGCCACGAGACGATCCACCCGCAGAAGGCCAGGCCCCCGGCCGTACCGTCGTGA
- a CDS encoding RICIN domain-containing protein, protein MLAAALLVGVALPAVTVHQTPASAAVQQTYHVAPDGNDANPGTLQAPFRTLQRARDVVRTVNSNMTGDIEVYLRGGRYPVTSTIEFGAADSGTNGNRVVYAAYQNEKPVLDGGVQVTGWTQHSGNIWKAPLDRANKLRALYVNDKRAFMASKTVNSAGCHGTYNITAGQAAWAWESGSQCDGAKYNLNDFPAIARNQDDIEIETATTWTTAIVGVRQVTTTPDGANRVALYQQPGAAIAQGAFNGNAQVNGSHKLMNAYEFLDSPGEFFFDKTARTVYYYKSSSENMTTASVYAPNNVSTLLRVAGTSTSSHARNITFSGLTVQHSDWNLANVAGSAYKQAQQGNLTATAYAKGNFHVYYYRNVDVVPGIVQVQNADGILFQRNRVQHTGADGISMVNDVQSSQLIGNHTNDIAGSAVVVGHPQHVYVGDGTSSNREKWTPQVEGLPKNIDIRNNYLYDSAVLFNGHSPISAYFVDTLTVQRNRIEKAPWSGITLGWGWWNFDGSSGSIVPNRPTTTARNNTISHNHIIDTVQRLSDTAPIYTLGSQPGTMITNNYLQGVPSGHKYGLHPDEGSAYITFRDNVLSVDKNITWMLNSDDFGRKHDLSVTQTYGPVNKVSNKNLPNSTIHDILVSSDYVWPAPAYAIAANSGLEDAYRDIVPAGNLSLPNHVLPASTFVTSGTASIPIRSAGDATRSVWLAPAGTTSFTAGPTMTRAAGNATTIAVPTTPGEYRLYVLDAQGNRSAESASIVRQQSGGSSPQDGRLVGGQSGRCVDVPNSSTTNGTQAQLWDCGSGANQRWTYTAGKQLTVYGNKCLDANNAGTTNGTTVIIWDCHGGLNQQWNLNANGTLTNVQSGLCVDANGAATANGTKIILWSCNGGANQQWSLRN, encoded by the coding sequence ATGCTGGCAGCCGCGCTGCTCGTCGGCGTCGCGCTGCCCGCGGTGACCGTGCACCAGACGCCGGCCTCGGCCGCCGTCCAGCAGACCTACCATGTCGCCCCGGACGGCAACGACGCCAACCCGGGCACCCTCCAGGCGCCGTTCCGGACCCTGCAACGGGCCCGGGACGTCGTCCGTACGGTGAATTCGAACATGACCGGTGACATCGAGGTCTACCTCCGGGGTGGACGTTACCCGGTGACCAGCACGATCGAGTTCGGCGCGGCCGACTCCGGCACCAACGGCAACCGGGTCGTCTACGCCGCCTACCAGAACGAGAAACCGGTTCTCGACGGCGGCGTGCAGGTGACCGGATGGACCCAGCACAGTGGCAACATCTGGAAGGCGCCGCTGGACCGCGCCAACAAACTGCGGGCGCTCTACGTCAACGACAAACGGGCGTTCATGGCCTCGAAGACGGTCAACTCGGCGGGTTGCCACGGAACGTACAACATCACCGCCGGTCAGGCCGCGTGGGCCTGGGAGTCGGGGTCGCAGTGTGACGGCGCGAAGTACAACCTGAACGACTTCCCCGCCATCGCCCGCAACCAGGACGACATCGAGATCGAGACGGCGACGACCTGGACCACCGCCATCGTCGGCGTCCGTCAGGTGACCACGACGCCCGACGGCGCGAACCGGGTGGCGCTGTACCAGCAGCCCGGCGCCGCCATCGCCCAGGGCGCGTTCAACGGAAACGCCCAGGTCAACGGCAGTCACAAGCTGATGAACGCGTACGAGTTCCTGGACTCCCCGGGCGAGTTCTTCTTCGACAAGACCGCCCGGACGGTCTACTACTACAAGAGCAGCTCCGAGAACATGACGACCGCGTCGGTCTACGCGCCGAACAACGTCTCCACCCTGCTGCGGGTCGCCGGCACGTCGACGAGCAGCCACGCGCGGAACATCACGTTCTCCGGGCTCACCGTGCAGCACTCCGACTGGAACCTGGCCAACGTCGCCGGCTCCGCCTACAAGCAGGCGCAGCAGGGCAACCTCACCGCGACCGCGTACGCCAAGGGCAACTTCCACGTCTACTACTACCGCAACGTCGACGTGGTCCCCGGCATCGTCCAGGTGCAGAACGCCGACGGGATCCTCTTCCAGCGCAACCGGGTCCAGCACACCGGCGCCGACGGCATCAGCATGGTCAACGACGTGCAGAGCTCGCAGTTGATCGGGAACCACACGAACGACATCGCCGGATCGGCGGTCGTCGTCGGCCACCCCCAGCACGTCTACGTCGGCGACGGCACGTCGAGCAACCGGGAGAAGTGGACCCCGCAGGTCGAGGGGTTGCCGAAGAACATCGACATCAGGAACAACTACCTCTACGACAGCGCGGTCCTGTTCAACGGGCACAGCCCCATCTCCGCGTACTTCGTGGACACCCTGACGGTGCAGCGCAACCGGATCGAGAAGGCCCCGTGGTCGGGCATCACCCTCGGCTGGGGCTGGTGGAACTTCGACGGGTCGTCGGGCTCGATCGTGCCCAACCGGCCCACCACGACGGCGAGGAACAACACCATCAGCCACAACCACATCATCGACACGGTGCAGCGGCTCAGTGACACGGCGCCCATCTACACGCTGGGCAGCCAGCCGGGCACCATGATCACCAACAACTACCTGCAGGGCGTCCCGTCCGGGCACAAGTACGGGCTGCACCCGGACGAGGGCTCGGCGTACATCACGTTCCGGGACAACGTCCTGAGCGTGGACAAGAACATCACCTGGATGCTCAACTCCGACGACTTCGGGCGTAAGCACGACCTGAGCGTCACCCAGACGTACGGACCGGTCAACAAGGTCTCGAACAAGAACCTGCCGAACAGCACGATCCACGACATCCTGGTCTCCTCCGACTACGTCTGGCCGGCGCCGGCGTACGCGATCGCCGCCAACTCCGGCCTGGAGGACGCCTACCGGGACATCGTCCCGGCGGGCAACCTCTCCCTGCCGAATCACGTCCTGCCGGCGAGCACCTTCGTCACCAGCGGCACGGCGTCGATCCCGATCCGCAGCGCCGGGGACGCGACCAGGTCGGTCTGGCTGGCGCCCGCCGGCACGACCAGCTTCACCGCCGGCCCGACGATGACCCGGGCGGCGGGCAACGCCACCACCATCGCCGTGCCGACCACGCCGGGCGAGTACCGCCTCTACGTCCTCGACGCGCAGGGCAACCGGTCCGCCGAGTCGGCCTCGATCGTCCGGCAGCAGAGCGGCGGCAGCAGCCCGCAGGACGGCCGGCTGGTCGGCGGCCAGTCGGGTCGCTGCGTCGACGTGCCGAACTCCAGCACCACCAACGGCACCCAGGCGCAACTGTGGGACTGCGGCAGCGGCGCGAACCAGCGGTGGACGTACACCGCCGGCAAGCAGTTGACCGTGTACGGCAACAAGTGCCTGGACGCCAACAACGCGGGCACCACCAACGGCACCACCGTCATCATCTGGGACTGCCACGGCGGTCTCAACCAGCAGTGGAACCTGAACGCCAACGGCACCCTCACCAACGTCCAGTCCGGGCTGTGCGTCGACGCCAACGGCGCGGCCACCGCCAACGGGACGAAGATCATCCTTTGGTCGTGCAACGGCGGCGCGAACCAGCAGTGGAGTCTGCGCAACTGA